In the Thauera sedimentorum genome, one interval contains:
- a CDS encoding putative 2-aminoethylphosphonate ABC transporter substrate-binding protein, with amino-acid sequence MHLKRLAKLIVAGSVALVAALPAHAEKTVLNVYTALETDQLKAYQESFNKSHPDIEIKWTRDSTGIITAKLLAEKGKPVADVIMGVAASSMVVFDREGMLQPYAPANLDAIESRFRSAANPPSWVGMDVWGAAICYNVPEMQKQNLPPIESWKDLLKPEFKGKVVMPNPNSSGTGFLDVTAWLQIFGEQEGWAFMDKLHENVAVYTHSGSKPCVMAGAGEFPVGISFEYRANTVREKGAPVDIIFPKEGLGWDVEAIGIVKGTPRFEAAKKLADWASSREANELYAKNFAVVAIPGIASRLKHIPEDYEQRLVKNDFEWMGKNREAILAEWQKRYANKSEPKK; translated from the coding sequence ATGCACCTGAAACGCCTTGCGAAACTCATCGTCGCTGGCAGCGTCGCCCTGGTGGCAGCGCTTCCGGCCCATGCGGAAAAGACGGTCCTCAATGTCTATACAGCGCTCGAGACCGACCAGCTGAAGGCTTACCAGGAGTCCTTCAACAAGTCGCATCCGGACATCGAGATCAAATGGACGCGTGACTCCACCGGCATCATCACCGCCAAGCTGCTCGCCGAGAAGGGCAAACCGGTGGCCGACGTGATCATGGGTGTGGCCGCTTCGAGCATGGTGGTGTTCGACCGCGAAGGCATGCTCCAGCCCTATGCCCCGGCCAACCTCGATGCGATCGAGTCGCGCTTCCGCTCCGCCGCCAATCCGCCGAGCTGGGTCGGCATGGACGTCTGGGGGGCGGCGATCTGCTACAACGTGCCGGAGATGCAGAAGCAGAATCTGCCGCCCATCGAGAGCTGGAAGGACCTTCTCAAGCCCGAGTTCAAGGGCAAGGTGGTGATGCCCAATCCGAACTCGTCCGGGACGGGCTTTCTGGATGTGACCGCCTGGCTGCAGATCTTCGGCGAGCAGGAGGGCTGGGCGTTCATGGACAAGCTGCATGAGAACGTCGCGGTCTACACCCACTCCGGTTCCAAGCCCTGCGTCATGGCAGGCGCTGGGGAGTTCCCGGTGGGCATTTCCTTCGAGTACCGCGCCAACACCGTCCGCGAGAAGGGCGCCCCGGTCGACATCATCTTCCCGAAGGAAGGTCTTGGCTGGGATGTCGAGGCAATCGGCATCGTCAAGGGAACGCCGCGTTTCGAGGCGGCGAAGAAGCTTGCCGACTGGGCGTCGTCGCGTGAAGCGAACGAGCTGTACGCGAAGAACTTCGCGGTGGTGGCCATTCCCGGTATCGCCAGCCGGCTGAAGCACATTCCGGAAGACTACGAGCAGCGTCTGGTCAAGAACGACTTCGAGTGGATGGGCAAGAACCGCGAGGCGATCCTGGCCGAGTGGCAGAAGCGCTACGCGAACAAGTCCGAGCCCAAGAAGTAA
- a CDS encoding phosphonate utilization associated transcriptional regulator, producing MAALLDDPADTALALVQRTSLTRLVADSLERLILSGELSPGAKLNEVALADRLGVSRGPLREAFRTLEEYGLIRQEKNRGAFVREIALAEAADIYDVRAGLDATAGRLLAQRITPAQLAILRALVAAMRDAAGTDDIQRFHALNLGFHDRIIEMTGNRTLRETYRRLVKQLTLFRRRNLLAPRAIPHFAEEHGAIVDLLARRDAEGCAKALFEHAQGGRQRMLMDGELADTGQ from the coding sequence ATGGCAGCCCTGCTTGACGACCCTGCGGACACCGCTCTTGCGCTGGTTCAGCGCACCTCGCTCACCCGCCTTGTCGCCGACTCACTGGAACGCCTCATCCTCTCCGGCGAACTCTCGCCCGGCGCCAAGCTCAACGAGGTTGCGCTCGCCGACCGGCTTGGTGTCTCACGCGGCCCATTGCGCGAAGCCTTCCGCACGCTGGAGGAGTACGGGCTGATCCGCCAGGAGAAGAACCGGGGCGCCTTCGTCCGCGAGATCGCCCTGGCCGAGGCGGCCGACATCTACGACGTGCGCGCCGGACTCGATGCGACGGCCGGACGCCTGCTCGCACAGCGCATCACCCCCGCACAGTTGGCGATCCTGCGCGCGCTCGTCGCTGCCATGCGGGACGCAGCGGGCACCGACGACATCCAGCGCTTTCATGCGCTGAACCTCGGTTTTCACGACCGGATCATCGAGATGACCGGCAATCGCACCCTCAGGGAAACCTACCGCCGGCTGGTGAAACAGCTCACCCTCTTCCGTCGGCGCAACCTGCTCGCCCCGCGGGCGATCCCGCATTTCGCCGAAGAACATGGCGCCATCGTCGACCTGCTCGCCCGCAGGGATGCAGAGGGCTGTGCAAAGGCATTATTCGAGCACGCCCAGGGCGGTCGCCAGCGCATGCTGATGGACGGCGAACTCGCGGACACCGGGCAATGA
- a CDS encoding putative 2-aminoethylphosphonate ABC transporter permease subunit, translated as MSATAGMFAARWTGATAGERVSGALLVLGALALCVFLLLPLGTLLANSVRDDEGALSLTRFIEFAATPGMGTAIWNTVWIAAVVTAITVPLAFLYAYAIQRACIPLRGVWRVLGLSALLGPSLVGAISFIQWFGTQGVLKSWLGDTSVYGPVGIVMASVYASFPHALMILVVALATADARLFEAADALSASRWRKFLTVTLPGAKYGLISAAMVVFAYSVSEFGIPKVIGGNYPVLAVEVYVQVVGMHNFGRGAVVALLLLAPALVAFFVDWHVQRRQQASLTARAVPYVPRPDWRRDLPLLIYVALIALAMLGVLGMAVYTSLVKFWPYNLELGFGHYTYGLAEAGVLDAYLNSLRISVLTALFGTPFIFITAYLLEKTQGGPAGLRPAVQALAALPMGVPGLVLGIGYILFFNHPDNPLGGLYHTLAIMVIANVVHYYTACHLTALTALKSIDREFEAVSASLKVSQFVTFWRVTLPVCLPAVLEIARYLFVNAMTTVSALVFLYAPHTLPASVSILNLDEAGEIGPAAAMATLIVLTTALASLLHSLATHFLLRRHQAWRNPKR; from the coding sequence GTGAGTGCGACTGCCGGCATGTTCGCGGCACGCTGGACCGGTGCGACGGCGGGTGAGCGTGTCTCCGGCGCGCTGCTCGTCCTTGGGGCGCTTGCCTTGTGCGTCTTCCTGCTGCTGCCGCTCGGTACCCTGCTGGCCAACAGCGTGCGGGACGACGAGGGGGCACTGAGCCTGACACGCTTCATCGAGTTTGCCGCCACGCCGGGGATGGGAACGGCGATCTGGAACACGGTCTGGATCGCTGCCGTGGTCACGGCCATCACTGTTCCGCTCGCCTTCCTATATGCCTACGCGATCCAGCGCGCCTGCATTCCCTTGCGGGGGGTGTGGCGGGTGCTGGGGCTCTCTGCTCTGCTGGGGCCGTCCCTGGTGGGAGCTATCTCCTTCATACAGTGGTTCGGCACCCAGGGCGTGCTCAAGTCCTGGTTGGGCGACACCTCGGTCTATGGGCCGGTGGGCATCGTCATGGCCTCCGTCTACGCGAGCTTTCCGCACGCACTGATGATCCTGGTCGTGGCACTGGCGACCGCCGATGCGCGCTTGTTCGAGGCCGCAGACGCGCTATCGGCCTCGCGCTGGCGCAAGTTCCTGACGGTGACCTTGCCGGGGGCGAAGTACGGGTTAATCAGCGCGGCGATGGTGGTGTTCGCCTATTCGGTCAGCGAGTTCGGCATTCCCAAAGTGATCGGCGGAAACTACCCGGTGCTGGCCGTGGAGGTTTACGTCCAGGTGGTCGGCATGCACAACTTTGGCCGTGGCGCCGTGGTGGCGCTGCTGCTGCTCGCACCGGCGCTGGTCGCCTTCTTCGTCGACTGGCATGTCCAGCGTCGCCAGCAGGCAAGCCTGACCGCGCGCGCCGTGCCCTATGTTCCGCGTCCGGACTGGCGGCGCGATCTGCCGCTGTTGATCTACGTGGCCTTGATTGCGCTGGCGATGCTCGGCGTCCTGGGGATGGCGGTATATACCTCGTTGGTCAAGTTCTGGCCTTACAACCTGGAACTCGGCTTCGGGCATTACACCTACGGTCTGGCCGAGGCGGGCGTGCTCGACGCCTATCTGAACAGCCTGCGGATCTCGGTGCTGACCGCGCTGTTCGGCACACCCTTCATCTTCATTACCGCCTACCTGCTGGAGAAGACGCAGGGCGGTCCTGCCGGCCTGCGGCCGGCGGTGCAGGCCCTGGCCGCGCTACCGATGGGCGTGCCCGGACTGGTGCTGGGCATTGGCTACATCCTGTTCTTCAACCACCCGGACAACCCGCTTGGCGGTCTGTATCACACCCTGGCCATCATGGTGATCGCCAACGTCGTGCACTACTACACCGCCTGCCATCTGACGGCGCTGACCGCGCTCAAGAGCATCGACCGGGAGTTCGAGGCCGTGTCCGCCTCGCTGAAGGTTTCGCAGTTCGTCACCTTCTGGCGGGTCACCCTGCCGGTGTGTCTGCCCGCCGTGCTGGAGATCGCCCGCTATCTCTTCGTCAATGCAATGACCACGGTCTCGGCGCTGGTCTTCCTCTATGCCCCGCACACGCTGCCTGCCTCGGTGTCCATCCTCAACCTCGACGAGGCGGGTGAGATCGGTCCGGCGGCCGCCATGGCCACGCTGATCGTGCTGACCACCGCGCTGGCCAGCCTGCTGCATTCGCTTGCCACCCATTTCCTGCTTCGCCGGCATCAAGCCTGGCGTAACCCCAAACGCTGA
- a CDS encoding CYTH domain-containing protein translates to MAREIERRFLVRDARILDGRKGERIVQGYIAKESGAMSTRVRIRGERAYLTLKSPKEGFSRDEFEYPIPVADARAMLAHHCAGRIVRKTRYLVDHAHHLFEVDVFEGRHAGLVVAEVELPHEGTPLCLPEWVGDEITSDSRYSNFTLALAESVVTGSAVADVPMVSEVPLGDAHGQSPH, encoded by the coding sequence ATGGCGCGAGAAATCGAACGCAGGTTTCTGGTGCGCGATGCCCGGATTCTGGACGGCCGCAAGGGCGAACGGATCGTGCAGGGCTACATCGCCAAGGAGTCGGGGGCGATGTCGACGCGGGTGCGTATCCGCGGAGAGCGGGCGTATCTCACGCTGAAGTCGCCAAAGGAAGGCTTCAGCCGTGACGAGTTCGAGTATCCGATTCCGGTGGCTGATGCCCGCGCGATGCTCGCTCATCACTGCGCCGGCCGCATCGTGCGCAAGACGCGCTACCTGGTCGATCATGCCCATCATCTGTTCGAGGTCGATGTCTTCGAAGGGAGGCATGCGGGCTTGGTCGTTGCCGAAGTCGAGCTGCCCCACGAAGGGACCCCGCTGTGCCTTCCCGAATGGGTCGGTGATGAGATCACCAGCGACTCCCGCTACAGCAACTTCACGCTGGCTCTGGCCGAGAGCGTCGTCACAGGTAGCGCGGTAGCCGACGTACCCATGGTTTCCGAAGTGCCCTTGGGCGATGCTCACGGGCAGTCACCCCACTAA
- the phnX gene encoding phosphonoacetaldehyde hydrolase → MQAKLEAVIFDWAGTIVDFGSFAPTQIFVDAFRQAFRFDLSLAEARGPMGLGKWQHIEALGRDAQIDARWRAQFGRAMSNEDIDHIYRTFLPLQAERVAAHADLIPGALEAVDALRRRGLKIGSTTGYPRQVMEKLLDVAARNGYAPDCVVCADDLAAGSRPGPWMALQCVQDLAIGAVSHCVKVDDTVPGIAEGLNAGMWTVGVALSGSPAGMTLDEYRAASPEKLNGVRERVGTELRAAGAHHVVDSVADLAHVLDRIEQQLAAGVRP, encoded by the coding sequence ATGCAAGCAAAACTTGAGGCAGTCATCTTCGACTGGGCAGGCACTATCGTGGATTTCGGGTCCTTTGCCCCCACACAAATCTTCGTCGACGCCTTTCGGCAAGCCTTCCGTTTCGACCTGAGCCTGGCCGAAGCGCGCGGTCCGATGGGACTGGGCAAGTGGCAGCACATCGAAGCCCTGGGGCGCGACGCACAGATCGATGCACGCTGGCGTGCGCAGTTCGGCCGCGCGATGAGCAACGAGGACATCGATCACATCTATCGAACCTTTCTGCCGCTTCAGGCCGAGCGTGTTGCCGCACATGCGGATCTCATCCCCGGCGCGCTGGAAGCGGTCGACGCCTTGCGCAGGCGAGGGCTCAAGATCGGGTCCACCACCGGCTATCCGCGGCAAGTGATGGAAAAACTGCTCGATGTTGCCGCCCGCAACGGCTACGCGCCCGACTGCGTGGTCTGCGCCGATGACCTGGCCGCCGGTTCGCGCCCTGGGCCGTGGATGGCCCTGCAATGTGTACAGGACCTCGCGATCGGTGCCGTTTCACATTGCGTCAAGGTGGATGACACCGTGCCGGGAATCGCCGAAGGTCTGAACGCCGGCATGTGGACGGTCGGCGTTGCGCTGTCCGGCAGTCCGGCGGGTATGACGCTCGACGAGTACCGCGCGGCATCACCGGAGAAGCTCAACGGCGTGCGCGAACGTGTCGGCACGGAGCTGCGTGCGGCTGGCGCGCATCATGTGGTCGATTCGGTTGCGGACCTGGCACATGTGCTCGACCGGATCGAGCAGCAACTGGCCGCCGGAGTTCGGCCCTGA
- a CDS encoding NAD(P)/FAD-dependent oxidoreductase: protein MRDIVVIGGGVLGAAVAWALSRRGLGERVLVLERSQPASGATSRAAALVTLLRDDPAMVELARETLRAIAVLEDEAEEVGRRQVGSLHVGAAGQGEALDALAARCSSLGIEVCRIGRDQVLARAGWLEPDAIEGGVFVPDDCYVEPYLLCTAYLRAASRRGVRLMTGVEARAIHHADGKVEGVELTDGSRIAARVVVNAAGPWANLLSADAGLPLPMAPVRSHYWITEPTSAVERGGPIVFLSEIRAYARPEVGALLFGIREQRPVAADPRGLPADLGGFVFDARDPEGWESLAEGAADLARYFPGVETLGMAHYISGPSNYTPDGKLIVGADPALDGLYVASGCNGSGITFSGGIGRLIAEMVCQEPTFVPATAFAPARLGMFDPFSPQFLAACAAARARKSAG from the coding sequence GTGCGTGACATCGTCGTCATTGGGGGCGGCGTGCTGGGTGCCGCCGTGGCCTGGGCCTTGAGCCGCCGGGGGCTGGGCGAAAGGGTGCTGGTCCTAGAGCGTTCGCAGCCAGCCAGCGGCGCCACCAGCCGTGCTGCGGCGCTGGTCACGCTGCTGCGCGATGACCCGGCAATGGTCGAACTGGCGCGGGAAACCCTGCGCGCAATCGCCGTGCTCGAGGACGAGGCCGAGGAGGTGGGGCGTCGCCAGGTCGGCTCCCTGCATGTGGGCGCGGCCGGGCAGGGCGAGGCACTCGATGCACTGGCCGCACGCTGTTCGTCGCTGGGAATCGAGGTATGCCGGATCGGGCGCGATCAGGTACTGGCGCGCGCCGGCTGGCTCGAACCCGACGCCATCGAGGGTGGGGTCTTTGTTCCGGACGACTGCTACGTCGAGCCCTATCTGCTGTGCACCGCCTACCTGCGTGCGGCCTCTCGTCGCGGCGTGAGGCTGATGACAGGCGTCGAGGCGCGTGCCATTCATCATGCGGACGGCAAGGTGGAGGGTGTGGAGCTGACCGACGGTAGCCGGATCGCCGCGCGCGTGGTGGTGAACGCGGCCGGCCCCTGGGCCAACCTGTTGAGTGCGGACGCGGGATTGCCGCTACCGATGGCGCCGGTGCGCAGCCATTACTGGATCACCGAGCCCACGTCCGCCGTGGAGCGGGGCGGGCCGATCGTGTTCTTGTCCGAGATCCGTGCCTATGCGCGCCCGGAAGTCGGCGCACTGCTGTTCGGCATCCGTGAGCAACGGCCAGTCGCCGCCGATCCCCGCGGTCTGCCGGCTGATCTTGGTGGTTTCGTCTTCGACGCCCGGGACCCGGAAGGCTGGGAATCCCTGGCCGAAGGGGCTGCGGACCTGGCGCGCTACTTCCCCGGCGTGGAAACCCTGGGCATGGCGCATTACATCAGCGGTCCGAGCAACTACACGCCAGACGGCAAGCTCATTGTCGGGGCCGATCCGGCGCTTGATGGGCTCTACGTGGCCTCCGGCTGCAATGGTTCGGGCATCACTTTTTCCGGCGGCATCGGCCGATTGATCGCCGAGATGGTCTGCCAGGAGCCGACCTTCGTGCCCGCCACCGCATTCGCGCCTGCCCGCCTCGGGATGTTCGACCCATTCTCGCCGCAGTTCCTTGCCGCCTGTGCGGCTGCGCGAGCACGAAAGAGCGCCGGCTAA
- a CDS encoding putative 2-aminoethylphosphonate ABC transporter ATP-binding protein produces MAHLDIARLTKRYGHFLALDGIDLSVERGEFLVLLGPSGCGKTTLLRAIAGLDRQDSGRIVHGGRDISMLSPALRDYGIVFQSYALFPNLTVAQNISYGLKSRKAERGWMRRRVTEMLELVGLPGIEQKYPAQLSGGQQQRVALARALATSPDLLLLDEPLSALDAIERVRLRAEIRQLQKRLGVTTIMVTHDQEEALAMADRVVVMKAGCIQQVGDPQSIYRAPGNDFVADFIGRGNLLEAEAIGSRHIQLGDHLMRCAEPLMEGMRYRFYVRPEDICLLDVLDQRENSFYAHVLKQEFLGPYSLVSLRANTGQTTPLVAQFSSNYLAGRPLKSGATLRIAIPPEHLYRMPEAPAGCSPGAVACPAAWQGLAVDARAAR; encoded by the coding sequence ATGGCCCACCTCGACATCGCCCGGTTAACGAAACGCTACGGCCACTTCCTCGCCCTGGACGGCATAGACCTGTCCGTGGAACGCGGGGAATTCCTGGTTCTGCTCGGCCCCTCGGGTTGCGGCAAGACGACGCTGCTGCGCGCCATCGCTGGCCTCGATCGCCAGGACAGCGGGCGAATCGTGCATGGCGGACGCGATATCTCCATGCTGTCGCCGGCGCTGCGCGACTACGGCATCGTGTTTCAGTCCTACGCACTGTTTCCCAACCTGACGGTTGCACAGAACATCTCCTACGGGCTCAAGAGCCGGAAGGCGGAGCGCGGCTGGATGCGCCGACGGGTCACGGAAATGCTCGAACTTGTCGGTCTGCCGGGCATCGAGCAGAAGTATCCCGCGCAGCTCTCCGGCGGGCAGCAGCAGCGTGTGGCGCTTGCCCGTGCGCTGGCCACTTCGCCCGATCTGCTGCTGCTCGACGAGCCGCTGTCTGCGCTGGACGCCATCGAGCGTGTCCGCCTGCGTGCCGAGATCCGCCAACTGCAGAAGCGCCTTGGCGTGACCACGATCATGGTCACCCACGATCAGGAGGAAGCCCTTGCGATGGCCGACCGGGTTGTGGTCATGAAGGCCGGTTGCATCCAGCAGGTCGGTGATCCGCAGAGCATCTACCGTGCACCGGGCAACGATTTCGTCGCGGATTTCATCGGGCGGGGAAATCTGCTGGAGGCCGAGGCGATCGGCAGCAGGCATATCCAGCTCGGCGACCATCTGATGCGATGCGCCGAACCGCTGATGGAGGGCATGCGCTACCGCTTTTATGTGCGCCCCGAGGACATCTGCCTGCTGGACGTGCTCGATCAGCGCGAAAACAGTTTCTATGCGCATGTGCTCAAGCAGGAGTTCCTGGGGCCGTACTCGCTGGTGAGCCTGCGCGCGAATACCGGGCAGACCACGCCGCTGGTTGCCCAGTTTTCGAGCAACTATCTGGCCGGGAGACCGCTCAAGTCCGGCGCCACCCTGCGTATCGCGATTCCGCCCGAGCATCTATACCGCATGCCCGAAGCCCCGGCCGGATGCTCGCCGGGGGCTGTCGCTTGTCCCGCCGCGTGGCAGGGGTTGGCCGTAGACGCGAGGGCGGCGCGGTGA
- a CDS encoding 2-aminoethylphosphonate--pyruvate transaminase — protein MYPLDRDPLLLTPGPLTTSLRTKQAMLHDWGSWDAAFNRITGELCEQIVGIVNAAQTHVCVPLQGSGTFSVEAALGTLVPRQGKVLVPNNGAYCARILKILSYLGREAVELAIPEDRPADPAAIEAALTADPSITHVAQVHCETGTGILNPLPEIAAAVARQGRGLIVDAMSSFGAIDIDAQRMPFDALIAASGKCLEGVPGMGFVIARREALEASAGNAHSLAMDLHDQWAYMQKTTQWRFTPPTHVVVALYEALAQHREEGGVAVRHARYAANCAALVSGMQALGLRPFLDAGVQAPVIVTFHAPAHPAYDFRTFYDGVRARGFILYPGKLTQVETFRIGCIGALTPADIEKVVDAAGATLRDMGIPAGMR, from the coding sequence ATGTATCCGCTCGACCGCGACCCGCTGCTGCTGACGCCGGGGCCGCTCACCACTTCGCTACGTACCAAGCAGGCCATGCTGCACGACTGGGGCTCCTGGGATGCTGCGTTCAACCGCATCACCGGTGAGCTTTGCGAGCAGATCGTCGGCATCGTCAACGCTGCGCAGACCCATGTCTGCGTGCCCTTGCAGGGCTCGGGCACGTTTTCGGTGGAAGCGGCTCTGGGCACTCTGGTTCCGCGCCAGGGCAAGGTACTGGTGCCCAACAATGGCGCATATTGCGCTCGTATCCTGAAGATACTCTCCTATCTCGGGCGCGAGGCGGTCGAGCTCGCGATTCCAGAAGACCGCCCTGCCGACCCGGCGGCGATCGAGGCCGCACTGACGGCCGATCCGTCCATCACCCACGTGGCCCAGGTCCATTGTGAGACCGGAACCGGCATCCTCAACCCCCTGCCGGAAATCGCCGCCGCGGTGGCCCGGCAGGGGCGCGGACTGATCGTGGATGCGATGAGCTCGTTCGGCGCCATCGACATCGATGCGCAACGCATGCCCTTCGATGCCCTGATCGCAGCATCGGGCAAGTGCCTGGAGGGCGTGCCCGGCATGGGGTTCGTCATCGCGCGCCGCGAAGCCCTCGAGGCGTCTGCCGGCAACGCCCACTCGCTCGCCATGGATCTCCACGACCAGTGGGCCTACATGCAGAAGACCACCCAGTGGCGATTCACGCCGCCGACCCATGTGGTGGTGGCACTTTACGAGGCGCTTGCCCAGCACCGTGAGGAAGGTGGCGTTGCCGTGCGCCATGCGCGCTACGCGGCCAATTGCGCCGCTTTGGTGTCCGGCATGCAGGCGCTTGGCCTGCGCCCGTTTCTGGATGCGGGCGTGCAGGCACCGGTGATCGTGACCTTCCATGCCCCCGCGCATCCGGCATATGACTTCAGAACGTTCTACGACGGTGTTCGGGCGCGCGGCTTCATCCTTTATCCCGGCAAGCTGACCCAGGTCGAAACCTTCCGCATCGGCTGCATCGGGGCGCTGACTCCAGCCGATATCGAGAAGGTTGTCGACGCAGCGGGCGCGACGCTGCGGGACATGGGCATTCCGGCAGGGATGCGATGA